One Phyllopteryx taeniolatus isolate TA_2022b chromosome 3, UOR_Ptae_1.2, whole genome shotgun sequence genomic window, TAAATTGGTCTgatatttttttgctcttcGGTTACTTTCTGCGAAAAcccggttccagccagacctatgtgacaagtgaaCTGcatcaccaaatcacttatcgCGATGTTTTGCTACTGCATGACACGTTagtttagcaattagcatggttTTGAAAACGTCTTCGCCTATCCCCTCCTCGTTCTCCCTTCGTGGCACTTGTAAGAAGCATGGGAAGacgtgtagcttattcgctaccatggaggcgatgatcagtgactgACAATGCATTGACATCAGACGTCAAGAGAATATTCGCCTCCGTGGCTTGGTAGCCAGGGAGCGTAATAAAATAGCgagcaacaagcagcagttcaaTGTGGATGTGACGTAACGGCAGACTCTagattctcccccccccccccaaaatctgaAACAATCAGTTTTACGGTCGTAAggagtcaacgttcagtgatttccttaacaaaatacagacatttggcagctctgcaatAGCAGAGGGACCTAATAGCTATTGAATGTGCTGCTATATACTCTATCTGTATTGCTAATTTGGCGGCTTAATTAACTATTACAGTAGAACCTCGGGTTATGAACGACCCAGTTTAAGTCGGTTAAGTTGAGACAAGTAAAATGAAATGCGTACAGCACAATGATTTAAGTTTTTAGTAACCAATGCAAACATTTCTAACAGTGCAGATTTTATAGTGACAAAGAAATGAGGTATTTCAACTACTGAAGGACCTCTCTCTATGAGAAACTGTACTTAAACCCAtctggtgtttttttaatgtcgtGTCTGTGTTTTAAGTGCGCAGTTTCCCACCTTGCTTTTGCGCCCTCTCTTTAGCTGCCTGCTCCGCCTTTGTTTGTGCTTCCTGCTGCGTCTTCAGCTCCTCCAGCTTCCGGCGGGACTCTGCcaactctttcttcttctcctcctcctgagCTTTTGCTGCCTCTTCCTGCATCAAGCGAATTTGAGTCCTCATTTCATGTAGGGCCCGCTCCGCCACAGTCATGTCTTCCATGCTGGGATACTGTCCCTGTAAGGATAGTTGAACGAATCAGACTTGTCGATTGCTCAGAGGGGCTCTTGATAGCTTGATTTCTCCCCCAACACCTTTCAAACTTTCAGTGACTATTTATGCAGCTTGTTTGCATACAAGTCACAATACCCACTTATTCACTTATTTAGGTTTTATGTTCAAATCAACACATTATAAGATGTACCTTTATATAGTTTGATGTGTTTTCCTGATAAAAAGCTGAAATCTTACACTGACCTCTGCTGTCTTGCGAACAACCTCGGACACCTGGGAGCACAGCTGGTTCCCACGGGTACTGTAGGTGCCAATAGATGCTGATAGGACAGTGGTTTGAGTCTGGGTCGAGGGCTCCAACAGCTGGTTGAGCTGCAGGATCTCCTCCTGAATGGAGTTGAGGTTCCGCAGCCTCTCTTCTCCTTCAACCAGCCGCTGTCTCTCCAGCTCTGCCTCCCTCAGGCGCTGCTGCTCCACCTCTCTCAGACGGAGATTCTGGATCTTTGATCAGGAGAACAAGCCATCAAGACAGTAATCGCACACTTGCcaagtttttcaaatgtatggaTGTGTTTGGCTTGGGGGAAATACAGTATGCCACACTGTGAGAATACCTTCAATCTGTGGCGTTGCTCTTCCTTCAGCTTCTCTTGACGGCCAATGCTCTCTTTTGTTCTACAGTGGAGAAAATTCATAAACCATGAAAAGGACAGCCAAGCGCAGACACATTCACATGTTGTTGAAGTTATCGCACTCTCTGTCCATCATATCCCGCATGCTCTGGTACTCCTGTCTCTGTTTCAACTCCATGAGCTCCTCAAAGCGTTTCAGCTGCTCCGACTCAGTGCTCGCCACCGCCATCACCAGCTTCTCCTGCATCTCCTGACGCAACCTGAACGCCATCTGAAACACACGCAATGTGAGGAGTAAATcagttccaaaaataaatacatgtaaagtAAACACTAAAAGTGTAACATTTACATATTTGACTTTAACGTGACAACAAATAAATCACGTCATCTAAGCATTCCCAGATTGAGGTGAAAAACATGGTTCGGCTCGGACCTTCGCCTTTTTACGTTGTTCCTCTTCAGACATGGCAATCTGTCCGGCCATCGCCATGGCTTCAGGAGAGAGCAGGGAGATCGTTGGTGAGGACAAGGAACTGGTGATTTCATCGACATCCTTCTCCGGATCCTGCTCGTTTCTGTTATGAGTCTGATGTACAGAAAGGATCGAGGTACGATTTCAGAAAACATTCTTCATCTGTCATAAAACATTTGGCTTTAGtgaaataatttcaaaaggTTAGGAgacaaatggcggcacggtgaccgactggttggagcgtcagcctcacagttctgaggacccgggttcaatccccatccccgcctgtgtggagtttgcatgttctccccgtgcctgcgtgggttttctccgggcactccggtttcctcccacatcccaaaaacacgcatgaattggagactctaaattgcccgtaggcatgactgtgagtgcgaatggttgtttgttcctatataccctgcgattggctggcaaccagttaagggtgtaccccgcctcctgcccgatgacagctgggataggctccagcatgcccgcgaccctagtgaggagaagcggctcagaaaatggatggatggaaggagacAAATGAGTATTCATCAACTCGTGAAAATCTCATCAACTAAATTAGAACGTgtacaacaaaacatgatgCAAATTCCAAAGTAAAACATTGTCAAACTAAATTATTTCAACATGATTATTTCCAAACTTTTATCTTTTCTCATCAGAACGGGGACTTGCCTGTTCTTTCTCAGCCTTTGACAGTGTTACAGTGACCGTGTTGTTCTTGACTGCAACATCACGGCTCGAATCAGTGGAAGAAGTGGAGGTGAGACCAGGACTGGTCGGACCAGAGCTACAATTCGAACAAACAGCCTTCTGTGGGGACTGCAGGTTGAGGCGCTGGAGTATGGCTCCGGACTGCGGTGACAAGCTGAGCGAGTCTTgataacatgacaaaatgtcCTGTAAAATACAAACCTTCCTTATCGAAAATACACATAAGCCAAATAAGTCCTCTACGTGAAAATAAACGACAGAAAATAACtgaattaaattgaattataCGAGGTGTTCAGAAAGTCTCTTTGCACTCGTTTTATTAGACGTATATATAGTGAACAAAgggtacatacatacagtatgtacgtaTACTTCGCATATGTATACTTTCAGAACCTTCTGTATTAAAAGGTCGGGTGTCATCTTTCGCGTGCAGTTTTGATAAATGCATGCATGAATGAAATGTCACATGTGCTCATTGCATTAACTAACACTTTATGCCACCTTAGATTTATGTGAACGTACAACTCACCGTAACAGAACCCGTAACCCGGATGTGATATCGCGATAAGTTGGCGAAAAGGACCAACAGTTGAGCTAACTTACAAATGTAAACTTTCCCACTCACCTCACCTCTCGACGACCAATACGGGTTGAATGTGATCTTTCCCTTTGGCGAGTTTTTTAGAGCCTGTAACGTTTCCCAACGGAGACTGTCACTGGGCATGGTGAAGGAAcgtaaaaacaagtaaaaatatGTCCCGAAATATATATATCGATATATAGAGATATGTATATCAAAGATATAAAACAGGAGAAAGGTCTAGCCAATTTTGCAGGACCGGCATGAGGTCGGCACAGATCCGTCGAACGAGGGAGGTCATGCGTCACTTCCTAGGAGCGTCCTACGTCACTTCCGAGGTAGCTGCCTCGGGCTGCTGAAGGCTCCGCCCTATTCGACCACCCGTTTCTTGCGCCACAACATCGTATGTGTTTATAAATGGCTTGTGTTTGTTCGTGGTCAATATGCAGAATGTTAATATGTATAACTTATTACTTTAGTGCATCGCTTGTGTATAAAGTCTCTGGAATTTTAGAGaacagtacaaaaataaaaagaaaatggcaggCTGATCATTGTCCCTACGTTGCTTTTGGGGTTTTGTTGATTGTGTGTGCAGATTGTTACTGCTTGAGCTGCCACCAACAAACGAGGCCGCTCTTGCGTCACTTCCGCCTTGAGGAAGCTGGAGCTGCCACAGAATCCATGCAGATCCCTGAGgcattttaacatttagatGCACAACCTACCAATACCTACACTTCCATGCCAATTAAAATCAATGCGTTGTTATTCTTCGAAATCTTTAAAACGAAgagttgtaatattttcatattcCAGGTATTCCttataaaacatgtttgtgaCATGAGgccatttgcattttatttattttttcattaattttaaGAAATTTCAGGTTTTGTATCACTACCCTGCTCTTCCACAAGTGGGGTAAAAAATGACCCCAATTAAAATCAACGCTTTTTTGCAATAAACTAAAGACATTTCTCTCATTTTGGTTAAGATGATTTCTTTTGTTCAAACAAAAgagtaatttcatttttgacATGTAGATTTGTtacttttcacacattttagtatttaacaatcaatcaatcatgtgtcaaaacatgtttgtgtgtctggAGGACGAACAGAGAACATTCAACAGGTCCGGAGACCATAACACTGTCCACGCATacggtgggtacggaaagtattcagacccccttgaatttttcactctttttttatattgcagccatttgctgaactcatttaagttcatttttttccacattaatgtacacacaacaccccatattgacaggaaaaaacacaattgttgaaatttctgcagatttattaaaaaataaaaactgaaacatcacacagccataattattcagacctttgttcagtatttagtagaagcacccttttgagctaatgcagccatgagtctttttgggaatgatgcaacaagttcttgacacctggatttggggatcctctgccatttctccttgcagatcctctccagttctgtcaggttgaacggtgaacgttggtgggcagccattttcaggtctttccagagatgctcagttgggtttaagtcaaggctctggctgggccagtcACGGAATTGTTCTGAACCCACTCCTTCGGTACTCCTTAgggttattgtattttttgaaggtgaaccttcggcctagtctgaggttctgagcactctggagaaggtttttgtccaggatatccctgtacttggcctcaTTCaccttttcttcgattgcaaccagtctccctgtccctgcagctgaaaaacacccccacagcatgatgctgccaccaccatgcttcactgttgggactatattggacaggtgatgagcagtgtctgtTTTTCTCTAAACATGCCActgagaattaaggccaacaatttttatcttggtctcatcagaccagagaatcttatttctcaccctcttggagtccttccggttctttttttttttttttttagcaaactccatgcgggctttcatgtgtcttgcactgaggagaggcttccgttgggccactctgccataaagccccaactggtggagggctgcagtgatagttgactttctagaactttcttccatctcccgactgcatctctggagcacaGCCACAGTTATCTtttggttcttctttacctctcccgccaaggcttttctcccccaattgctcagtttggccggacggccagctctaggaagagttatgattgtcccaaacgtccatttcaggattatggaggccactgtgctcttaggaaccttaagtgcagcagcattttttttttttgtaaccttgcccaTATCTGTGCCACATttgtgtctctgagctcttcaggcagttcctctgacctcatgattctcatttgctctgacatgcactgtgttggatctatctcacccaacacctataaaaatgcacaaaaggaatgaagacgctggtttctgtTTCTCATTAGGAGGGCGTacgggagattgttcagattacagcctctcatcactctctaaacaatctctcccgtcgctcctgtatttatttgaaataggaaggTTTCTgatgtcatatgtgtgtgtgttccgggttttgtcttcccccctgtttcacacacacctgctcatgtgagcatcttcatcacctgtgcctcgttcaccctaattaccccttgtatataacctcgtgtctcatttcctctcgttgccagttcgttgtatcttgtcgtcgcgttccagcattccttgtttccacgtcatagattcacagtaagacctgaccctgttccgattatcgatcttgtctctttgcctcatgtttttggatactgttgcctcttttggattgcctgcctgtgtaccgacctatgcccgtctattaaacctctctttttggaaactgtcaatttgttttggagtcgtgcatttttgggtcctatcctctgttccgttcatgacagaacgaactggccagaacatggacccagcagactcagacccggtgcgcaaagcccttcaagcgcagggtcaacgcctcgcgaagcaggatgagcagattgccgccctccaccttcatctagagggactgtcaagttatcaggacaatatgatgagacaggtggcctcgcagtttgaacttcttatgaaattttttcaagagaaggaaccagttggcaccacacccagtaccgccacggtacttccatgtgaagtagtcaccatgcagccacctgccacctccgctgctgtctgcccacagctctctcgaccggagaggttctctggagaatctgggaacattaagccgttcatcacgcagtgcgaactccactttgaactgcagggagccgccttccccaccgagcgggcaaagatcgcattcgtcatttcccacctgactggtcgtgcggaggcgtgggctactgctgaatggagccgcaattccgccgcgtgtcattcatgggcttttttcgtcaagactatggagcaaatttttcaattttccactcctgatcgtgaggcagctcgctcccttgtcaccttacaacaaggcaagcgcagggtgtcagattacgcgattgagtttcgcattctagcagctgagactcattggaataatcgggcgctacttgatgccttttttcaaggactatcccccgccgtcaaggatcatttagtcccgctagacctgccacccgacttggacactctcatcgctctcgccctcaagatcgacagaaggcttttggatcgcgagctggaaggagatcggcggaaggatgcttcaccgcgcacttggaggacgagcctcggtgacaagccaaaccaaggcagattccctgctgccagtctcaatccactggctagcgtcaccacggatgagcccatgcaacggggcaggttccgtctctcctctgaggaacgtcaacgccggctgagggaagggcggtgcttctactgcggtcagttgggtcattccgtgagaaactgtcacgtcaaagttgccggtgccggtagccagggcacgggagaggtgagtctgaatttcattaaggaagaccctacacgggttcttcctaaagtgacactatgctctcctgatttatctcaagtgcccacctgttatcaggatattaaagatgttttttccaagtccaaggccaaatcccttccaccccacagaccttatgactgtgctattgacttgctgcctggaaccacacccccacgagggaggttgttctctctttcagggccggaacacaaggccatgaaggaatacgtagaagaatcactggcagctgggatcattcgcccatcttcatcccctgcgggagcaggatttttcttcgtggacaagaaagacaagaccctgcgaccctgtatcgattaccggggtctcaatgagatcacggtaaaaaacaggtaccctcttcctctcatctccaccgcctttgagttcctggagggagccaagattttcacaaaactggacttaagaaatgcatatcatctagtcaggataagggagggggatgaatggaaaacagcatttaacacaccaacgggacattatgaatatttggtaatgccttttgggcttactaacgctccagctgttttccagaaccttgtcaatgatgtcctgcgcgacatgttgaatgtttatgtttttgtttatttagatgatattctgatattctccccggatgaggagactcacattattcatgtccgctctgttttgcagcagttactgcagaatcaactctatgtcaaggctgagaaatgtgagttccaccaggcgtccgtttcttttctgggtttcgtcctggctcaaggtgaagtcaagatggacccttgcaaagtcgatgccgttattaattggcctactcccacgtcacgcaaagatgtacaaaggttcttggggttcgcaaacttctacaggaaattcatcaggaatttcagttctatagcctctcctttgcatgatcttacctcgccacacaaaccttttgtatggaacccgctttgtcatgcagcttttcaaagacttaagtcgagctttacctccgctcccatccttactttgccagatctcaaacagcagtttgtggtagaagtcgatgcgtctgatgccggaataggagcagtgctctcccagaagtctctcaaggatgagaagttacatccttgtgcgtttctctccaaaaaattgaccccagctgaaaaaaattatgacattggcgaccgtgaactgttggcagtcaaggtggctttgatggagtggaggcactggctagagggggcacatactccgtttttagtatggacagatcacaagaaccttgaatatattaaaactgccaaaagattaaatgcgaggcaggctagatgggctcttttcttctctagatttaattttacgttatcataccgaccgggttctaaaaatggtaagccagatgctttgtcacgcattttctccgaggagagttctttgtccgaccctaagactattttgcctaagtcatgcttcatttccgcttttgtttgggacattgagactgcggttgaaggggctctgaaagacactcctagccctgaagattgccccgagaacaggctttatgtggttccgaccttaaggggaaaagtcatccactgggctcacacgaaccgaacggtatgtcacccaggcattgccaagacgctatcggtggtcgaacagcgcttttggtggcctaatgttaggagggatgttagcgattacgtcaatgcttgccaggtatgtgctgctaacaaggcctctcatcgacgtccttctggggagttgcgacccctgccaataccacaacgtccttggtcagacatttccgtagactttgttacaggattaccggcctctaaaggcaataccaccattcttacagttgttgacaggttctctaagatggcgcacttcattgcacttccaaaactcccctcagctaaagacactgccgagctaatgattaatcaggtttttaagttccatggtttccccaagaatgtggtgtctgataggggtccccaattcatttcgcaattttggaaggagttttgtaaactcataggtgttACCGttagtctgtcatccgggtttcatcctga contains:
- the gle1 gene encoding mRNA export factor GLE1 isoform X1, whose amino-acid sequence is MPSDSLRWETLQALKNSPKGKITFNPYWSSRGEDILSCYQDSLSLSPQSGAILQRLNLQSPQKAVCSNCSSGPTSPGLTSTSSTDSSRDVAVKNNTVTVTLSKAEKEQTHNRNEQDPEKDVDEITSSLSSPTISLLSPEAMAMAGQIAMSEEEQRKKAKMAFRLRQEMQEKLVMAVASTESEQLKRFEELMELKQRQEYQSMRDMMDRETKESIGRQEKLKEEQRHRLKIQNLRLREVEQQRLREAELERQRLVEGEERLRNLNSIQEEILQLNQLLEPSTQTQTTVLSASIGTYSTRGNQLCSQVSEVVRKTAEVSGQYPSMEDMTVAERALHEMRTQIRLMQEEAAKAQEEEKKKELAESRRKLEELKTQQEAQTKAEQAAKERAQKQGLQNNAEDTTLKWYKELQESLTQCTQSIEQLSSSKDVQTKRLKLELQKAATIPISQISANSGSRLREIFERLDKLLSGQAVVSAGKSISTSHHPQGLDFVFYKVAEKFVKQGEEEVASHHEAAFPIGVTASGIWQLQPRFGDLLLGHLHKKCPYAVPHYPRMKDGTPVDEYQRILGYRVDDSGVEGQDSFMKRMSGMIRLYAAIIQLKWPFDSKHGLPTHGLNHGWRWLAQMLNMEPIADITATLLFDFLEVCGHALLKSYQGQFWKVLLLLKEQYLPRIEAVTSSGQMGSVSRLKLFLEKLLRERQLSPPKGELTSIFWRS
- the gle1 gene encoding mRNA export factor GLE1 isoform X2 is translated as MPSDSLRWETLQALKNSPKGKITFNPYWSSRGEDILSCYQDSLSLSPQSGAILQRLNLQSPQKAVCSNCSSGPTSPGLTSTSSTDSSRDVAVKNNTVTVTLSKAEKEQTHNRNEQDPEKDVDEITSSLSSPTISLLSPEAMAMAGQIAMSEEEQRKKAKMAFRLRQEMQEKLVMAVASTESEQLKRFEELMELKQRQEYQSMRDMMDRETKESIGRQEKLKEEQRHRLKIQNLRLREVEQQRLREAELERQRLVEGEERLRNLNSIQEEILQLNQLLEPSTQTQTTVLSASIGTYSTRGNQLCSQVSEVVRKTAEGQYPSMEDMTVAERALHEMRTQIRLMQEEAAKAQEEEKKKELAESRRKLEELKTQQEAQTKAEQAAKERAQKQGLQNNAEDTTLKWYKELQESLTQCTQSIEQLSSSKDVQTKRLKLELQKAATIPISQISANSGSRLREIFERLDKLLSGQAVVSAGKSISTSHHPQGLDFVFYKVAEKFVKQGEEEVASHHEAAFPIGVTASGIWQLQPRFGDLLLGHLHKKCPYAVPHYPRMKDGTPVDEYQRILGYRVDDSGVEGQDSFMKRMSGMIRLYAAIIQLKWPFDSKHGLPTHGLNHGWRWLAQMLNMEPIADITATLLFDFLEVCGHALLKSYQGQFWKVLLLLKEQYLPRIEAVTSSGQMGSVSRLKLFLEKLLRERQLSPPKGELTSIFWRS